TCCCTACTCACACAGCTCGCAGTGTGGCCCCGTccagcccaggccacaggaaCAGCTGCCATTGACAGGGTGGCACAGGCCCCCGTGCCTGCAGGCACACTGGTGCACACAGCCCACACCGAACCGGTCCTGGGGGCAGCCTggggggccagggccagggctgctgggggtTTTGCAGGTGACGCTCCCTGCTGCCCGCCCCGCACAGAGCCACACGCCCCCCCCAGCATCTGATGCCTGTGGGGTGTGACCTGCGTCCCCAGGGCCGTGGGCAGGTATCGGCACAGGCTGCCTGGGACTGGCGGTGCGTCCTATAGGTCCCCGGGGAGCTCGGCTTGCGGGCTGTAGGGCTGGGGATTGGGCCAGGAGGCCAGCCGCACCTCGTGGACAGGGCACGGGATGtgcccaccacccccaccagGACTCACACAGTGATGCAGACGTGCACTGGCGTGCCGGGCTCAGTGCACACTCACCGCGCTCACAGTGGACGCCGACCCGGCCTGGAGGGCAGACACAGGAGCCAGCCACTGGGTCGCAGGTCGCACCCGGCCCGCACTGGCACACGTGGGTGCAGTTGGGTCCAAAGCGGCCCTGTGGACAGGCTGCAGGGGCAGGCAACAGGTGAGGGCGGCCCCAGCCACGTGTGGTCCTCCACCGTCTTCTGGCTCTGCCAGCAGCCCAGCCCGAGGAAAATGTCTCGTgtccactgtgaccatctggctgggctaggctgggcacCCCTCATGGGGCAGGGGTGCTGGCTGGCAGGGACATCGTGGTCCCACAGATgcccctgcagcctggggccaGGCCCAGCAAGGAGGATTTGGGGAGCTGGGGAGGCGGGGCTGTCTCAGTCTGCCTGACCCCAGGGGTGGGTGGAAACGGAGCTGAAAGAGAGGCCccatgccccccaccccaccagccacTCACAGAGGCTGCAGTCGGCCCCCAGGGAGCCGGGGGGGCAGTGGCAGGTCCCTGTGGCTGCGTCACAGGGTGCCCCACGAAGACACCTGCAGAGCTGCTGGCAGCCTGGCCCATAGTGTCCAGGTGGGCATCCTGCAGGAACAGAGCCTACTGCCAGGGCTGCCGACCGCCCCCCAAAGCAGCCCACATATGACACGGCCCCTCCTCCGCCCCGGCCCTCCCGGGCAGCAGCAGCCCCTCCAGGGAGACTGTGCGGGGCCCTCCTCTGCCCCCAGGGCTGTGGCAGCTGGCAGGGCAGGTGCAGGCCCTTGTGGCCGGGTGGCACACCTGCCCCTCACTGGGACACCTGCATGTGTGCCTACAGCCCTCCTTGAAAGAGCCAGGCCTGCAGGCTATGAGAGGCAGGTGGGGTCCATGCTGGGGCAGACCCACCAGGGGGTGGCCTCCCCACCAACGTCCCCATTGGGGCAGGGTTCTGGGGTAAGCCTACCCTGCTTGCAGCCAGGCCCGGAGGCACCAGGCGGACACCAACACTCCCCAGTGACATGGTGGCAGGTAGCATCCAGTGGGCAGCGACAGCTCTGGGCACACGCCTCTCCGAACCGGCCCCTCGGGCAGGCTGCAGGAAGGACCTGAGCTGGCGTGGGCAGCGCGTGGGCAACCCCACCCCAGCCTGACCGCCAGGCCAGGCCTGCGTCACTGTCCTCATACAGTGGGCCCCACCATCCCAGGGGGCAAAGGCCGGCGCCTGTGACGCAGTGGCAAGCAACCCCCCAGCATTGGCAGTGTCCCTGGCAGGCAGCCCTGAACATGCCCGCAGCACAGGCAGGTGGGGGGAGCTGTCTCATGGCCTCTGCATCCCACAGAGAGAAAGCCCCTGGGCAGCTAGGCTGGGGCGGGAGCGCAGGGAAAGGGGGACCCGCTGCTGGGGAGACAGGGTCCTGCGGGCCCAGGGGTTCCATGtgccccaggctgggccaagtcccCAGCCGGCAAAGGCCTCGGACCAAGGGTCCTCTCGGAGCCATGAGATGGGAATGTTCCCCCCTCACCCCAACATCTTGTACTCCTGCTCCTCGCAGAGGTCGGCTAGAGCCCCACACACCCACTTCCTGGGCCCGGCAGAAGTCCCACCCATAAGGGACATGGGCCACTCAGTCTgcaccctcccaccctccccaggctcCTTCCACCTCCTtgaggcctggccctggagctggTCCCCAGCCGGCAGTGAGGCTCAGCCCCGCCAcaccctctgccccaccccaacTCACGGCTCTGGCATTTGTCCCCGGTCCAGCCAGCCGGACATAGGCAATGGCCCGTGAGCCGGTCACAGAGGCCACCGTTCAGGCAGGTGCAGCTGTGCCGGCAGGCGGCTCCAAACTGGCCCCGGAGGCACTCTGTAGGGCCGGGGCTGGGGTGAGGGGTCAGGTCCCCCAGGACCCGGCAGCCCCCGGCCCCTGCTTGCTGCACTAAGCCCTCCATTTGCACTCCCAGGGACCAGGCTGGGATGCCGAGCCACTCACACCACCTCCAGGTCGCCGTCCCCAGGCCTGGGACCTCCCTCACTCACCGCTCtcgcaggctgggccagtccagccCTCGGAGCACGTGCAGTGGCCTGAGGTAGGGTCGCAGCTGCCCCCATGCTGGCAAAGGCAGGCATGTGCGCACTTCTCTCCATACAGGCCAGCAGGACAGGCTGGGGCGGGAGGAGAGTGGAgctgcctgcaggtgcagccaGGGGGGGTCCACGGGCCGGCCCCACCCCCAAAGCCCCACGCGAGCTTTGGGGTCAACCACTTTGTCTGGGACTGCCCCCATGAGGCTTTGGGGTGCATGCTAACAGGCTCTGCGGGAGCCAGGTGCCAGCAGGAGtcaccccacctccctgccttTCCAAGGAGAGCCGCCACACCCCACGCGGGATCCAGCGAGCACCCTCCCTGTTCCCTGGCTGCCAGATGGGGCTTACCCTGCTGGCAGGTGGGCCCCATCCAGCCAGGGGCGCAGCGGCACTGCCCGTGCACGGGGTCACAGGAGGCCCCGTTGAAGCAGGTACAGACCTGGGTGCAGTTGTGGCCGAAGGTGAGGGCTGGGCAGCCTGCAGGTGGGACGGTGGTCAGGAGCTTGGGATGGTCCCAGGCAGGCTGCAGCTGGCCAGCCAGCTCAACCCCCACTCGGGTTCCCGCCTCAGTGGAGCGGCCCTGAGCATGGACACTAGCCGCCTGCACCCTCCCAGGCACCCGAGGCTGGGCGGGGGGACCTCACACACCCTGGGTGCAGCGGGGGCCCTGGCGGCCAGCTGGGCAGATGCAGGAGCCGCTCACGGGGTCACAGGTGGCTCCAGCACTGCAGTTGCAAGGGCTGTGGCAGTCGAGCCCGAAGAAGCCAGGCGGGCAGGCTGCAGGACAGAGGTggtgagggggcaggggtggtccCAGGGCAAAGAagcacccctgcccccagcccagctgccagCCTACTCACCACGCTCGCAGAAGCTCCCCCTCCAGccaggctggcaggtgcaggccCCGCTGACATGGTCACAGGCTGCCCCATGCTGGCACTGGCACCGCTGCCCACAGCTGGGCCCAAAGGAACCCTCGGGACACCCTAAGACACAGCACACGGCCTGGCCCATCAGCCGGGGCCTGGGGCCCGCTGcactctgcccctgcccccatggtcatgggcagcagccagggaccAGACTGAAGGGTGGGACCTGGCTCTCAGAGCAGCTCTCCCTGCCGTCCAGTCCCCTGGGAGGCCTCCACAAGGGGCCCTCCTCTGCTCCCCCAGGGCTAAGGTTCTCCCCCAGGACTAACCCACTGCCCTCAGTTCAAACTTGCCACCTCCCTTCCCCCGACAGGTGCCAAGGGTGTCCTGAGACAGGCCAGGCCCTCTCGCATGCGGCTACTCCAGGTGAGTTGGACAACAGACAGGGTGGGCAGGAAGGCggggccctggcccaggctgtGGAGGGGCAGCTGGCCACGCTCATGCTGGGGCGGGAAGGCAGAGCGCCTGCAACAGGGGGCAGCAGTGTGCACAGGTGGGGGCACCGAGGGTGGGCCCAGGACTCACGCTGCTCACACCGCGGGCCCACGTAGCCAGCCTCACACAGGCACAGGCCGCTGAGCGCGTCGCAGCCCCCATGGCCGGCACTGCAGTTGCACAGGAAGCTGCAGTCGGGTCCCCAGCGCCCCCCGTCACAAGCTGCAACAGAGCCAGGGCATGGCAGGAGGTCAGGGTGCGGGCATCCCGGAGCGGGGAAGGCTGGCCCCAGGAGGCACGGACAAGGGCCCCACCTTGCTGGCAGTGGAGGCCGGTCCAGCCAGGAGCACAGTTGCAGCGTCCAGTGGTTGGGTGGCAATGCCCGTCATTGGCACAGGAACATCTAGTCTGGCAGCCGGCCCCGAACCAGCCTACGGGGCACACTGGCCGCAGAGAGAATGTGAGTGGGTGGAGGGGCTAGGGGGCGGGCAGGTCCCGGGACCCAGGCCGGGTGGCACTCACCGTCTTGGCAGCGGCTGCCAACGAAGCCGGGACGGCACAGGCAGGCTCCGGTCTCAGGGTCACAGCTGCCACCATGCTCACAGGTCGGACAGATCTCCTGGCAGCCGAGTCCCCAGCGACCCTCGGGACAGTCTAATGACCCCACCAGGGATGGTCAGCCCACAGCTGCCCGCGGAGGCGGCCAGGACAGTCACAGCCCTGGACCCCCTGGTGAGGCCGCAGGGTTCAGAATTCCCAGCCACAGCACAGGTGTCCAGTCCCAGGCAGGATGGGGGTCCCCACACAGGGATCAGGCCACCTGGGGGCCTGGTACCAACCACGAGGGGTCCTGGGTCAGCAGAGCTGAAGCAACAGCCCCCCAAAGCAAGGGTCCCCAGATACAGGCCAGGATGAGGGGGGAGTGAGGCACCTGTCACTCACCCGCCCCACAGTCTTCTCCAGTCTTCCCCGCCAGACACTGGCATTGCCCCGTAACCGGGTGGCACGGGGcccccacacaggcacagactcCGGAGCAGTTCTGGCCAAAGGTTCCCGCAGGGCACTCTGCAGGAGGAACAGGAACGCTTGGTTCCCCACGTGGGGTCGCCCAGGCTGGAGTccccccagcttcctgggagccCCAGCCACTGGACCAGCTCCACGGGGCTGCTGCACACAAAGGGCTCTGGGtgggacaggcagagaggaggccTCCAAGACCCCCAGGGACCGGCAGCCCCTCTGAGGAGGCCTCCAAGACCCCCAGGGACCGGCAGCCCGTCTGAGGgtcgcccctccccctccccctctgtgGGGCTCCTGGAGGGATGGAGTCCCCACAGAATCTCAGGGATACGCGACAAGAGCAGTAGCCTGGGGTTGGACAGCTGCTCCAGAGCCTGCCCAAGCTGCTCCTGGAAGCACGCCATCCGGCACTGCCCTgtgggtggggtggcagggacacccAGGGATGCCCAGGGAAGGAGGCCGTGGCCCCTGCACGGCCAAGTGGCACAGGTGCACTATAAACATGAGCCTGCAGCGTTTACATGAGGGTGTACCTGGGAAGGCCCTGGGTACACAGGCCAGTGGCCGATGGGCCACCTCAAAGACACCCTCCTCTCCGTGACAGCACTACTTGGTAGGTGAGGGGCATGGGCCCCTGATGGCCGGAGCTGACGGCTCCCATAACCCAGCCACAGGGATGCTGGGGGCCAGCCCTCACCTTGGGTACAGTCCGCCCCCTGGTAGCCAGCGGGGCACTGCGTCCGACACGTGCCGCTCACGGGGTCACAGGCCACACCAGGCGGGCAGGTACATGTGTGCCGGCAGCCCGGCCCGTAGGAACCCGGCGCGCACTCTGCAGGTGGAGAGAGGTGGCTGGGTGGGCGCCTCGGGCCCTCCCCCggccctccccaaccctcccccggCCCTCCCCCGGGCCCATGCCTCCACTCACCTGCCTGGCACCGCACGCCCTGGAAGCCAGCCTTGCAGGTACAGCTGCCGTCCCTGCGGTCGCACGACTGTGTGTGGCGCTGGTCACACTGGCATTCTTCAGAGCATCCGGGCCCGAAGGCCCAGGGTGGGCAGGCTGCAGCACAGAGCCATGAGGGGTGCCAGCCTGCTGGCAGTGCCCACCCCTGCATGTTCTGGGCTTCACAGTCCTCCTCTCCAGCGCCCTCTAGGCAGCTCTGGGCCTGTTGCTTCCCAGCCAAGAAAACTCTAGGGAAGAGGGACCTACAGCCACAGGAGCCCAGATCCCTGGAGGGCTCCCCGACCCCAGGAGAGCCCCCCATCCCTGGAGGGCCCCCCATCCTTGGAGGGCTCCCCGACCCCAGGAGGGCCCCCATCCCTGGAGGGCTCCCCGACCCCTGGAGGGCCCCATCCCTGGAGGGCTCACCGACCCCAGGAGGGCCCCCATCCCTGGAGGGCCCCTATCCCTGGAGGGCTCCCCGACCCCAGGAGGGCCCCCATCCCTGGAGGGCTCACCGACCCCTGGAGGGCCCCATCCCTGGAGGGCTCCCCGACCCCTGGAGGGCACCCCATCCCTGGAGGGCTCCCCAGCAccaggctgggaggggctgggaggggctgggagctggggagggcagggataCAGCTGAGCCggagcctgcagcccaggctgatgCCACCCTGGGCCCTATGCCCTGGCAcagtgggaagtggggatgcagCAGGGATGGCGGCACTCACCGAGGTGACAGAAGCGGCCATACAGCCCTGGGTCACAGAAACAGGCCCCGTAGAGGCGGTGGCACCGGCCCCGGTTCGCACAGTGGCATTTCTTACGGCAGTGCTTGCCATAGAAACCCTTGGGGCAGCCTGGGGGCAGGGAGCCTGTGAGCATGGGTGGGGGGCAGCTGGCCCTCCTTCACAAAGGCCCCACCGAGAAGATGcctagggcagggggtgggggcacACCAGGGCCCAGTAGGAACCGGGAACAACCCTGGAACAGGTGCTGGGATGGCAGCCCGCACCTCAGAGGCCCCAGGCTAGGAAGGGGCTCCCAGCTTTCCTGGCCCACGCAGGGGCTGCATCAGCGGAAGGGGCCCTCAGGACCTGGAGACCAGACGGCCCTGATCCACCCGGGGGTCTGAGGCCAGTGGCAACCGGGCTAGGGCTGGGGCAGCTGGAGGCGAGGACAGCGACAAGAAGCAGGCGGGCATGAGGAGTCCCAAGGAAACCCGCCCTGCACCCGTGCCCAGCCCCACACAGCTCTGCCCGAGCGTGATCCAGAATGCGGTGTCTGCTTCTTCCCCAGGGGGCCCACTGCCAACACAGCCCCACCACCCACTCAGGGTAGTCCCTGGGAAGATGTGAAAAGTGAGAGGGCACCCCTGGCTCTCCCACCAGGTCTCACTCCCCGTGGGCACAGCTGCTTCCCACGCAAGGCCAGCAGGGGAGGCGTGAAGAGCGTCTGAACACAGCTCGCCACTGCTTCCCTGCTCCCACAGGCTGCACGCACCGTCCTCACAGTGGAGCCCGCTGACCCCCGGGGGGCAGCGGCAGGTCCCCGTCACGGGGTTGCAACTCCCGCCGTTGTGACAgctgcaggaggagctgcagtTTTTCCCGAACATGCCCGGAGGACAAGCTGCAGGGTGGACAGCACACAGGTCGGGGCCAGCAGGACACGGCGCCCCAGGCCCCGGAGACCCGCGGAGGCTCAccacctctccctctgcctgtggagcctgGGCTCTGATGCCTCCCCGGAGTGGGGGTTGGGAGGCAGTGCTGGGGTCCCCCCCCACAGCTTGGCAGGACCCCCTACCCCATCCCATCAGAATCTCCCTGCGGACAAACGCCTGGGCCTGCGGCGCCTCACTTGCATTGCAGAGGAGCCCGGTCCAGCCCTCGGGGCAGTCGCAGCCATCCAGACCCGGCAGACAGCTGCCTCCGTTGAGGCAGTCCTCACAGGTCAAGCTGCAGTCGGGGCCGAAGGAGTCGCCCAGGCAGACTGGGGGGCAACAGCAGAGGGGGCTCAGTGGGCGGGGTACACTGTGCTTCGGCGCCCCTCGGCCAGCCCAGAGACCACTCACTGAACCTCTCGGCGAGGGTGTGCTCGCCCCGCAGCTCGGcggcctcctccccttcctcggTCCCGGCGTAGTCGTCCTGGAGCAACTGCAGGAACTCATCCGCCAGCCCGGCCACATGCGGCAGGGGCTGCACCAGGGGCAGCTGGCCATCCAGGTCCACCGTGGCCTCCTCTAGGGCTGCCAAGGAGCACAGGGGTCCCGAGCTGGTCATCCCCTCCGTGAAAGGCAGCACGGCCCAGCAACACCTGCACTGCGTACCCCCATCTCCAGGCCTGGGCACCCCACACTCAGgccagagaaggctcctgcccTGGGCCTACCCGTGGCATGCCACCCCACCTCTGGGACTCCCCACTTAGGATATGGTCCCTGCCTTGCTCCCTGCCCTGACACTGCCACACCATGCTGAGCCGCACGGCAGTTGGCAGGACTTTGGAGGTTGGCAAGCCCAGAGGCAAGGGGAGAGGGCACCCTGGCAGTAGGGGCTGCCACGTGCAGAGGCAAGGGGCACTGGGGCAGAGCCCGAGGAGCTAAGGGCAGTGtggtgggagtgagccagtgtgtgtgtgtgagctgctCACGGGTGCAGCCCCTGCGGTCCTCGTCCAGCAGAAAGCCAGCCTCGCAGGAACACTGGAAGGAGCCAGCCAGGTTGGCACAGCGCTGCTCGCAGCCGCCTCGGCCGGAGGCACACTCGTCCACGTCTGTAGGGAAAGCCGGgtctggggcctggggcctgcgTCCTGTGTCCTGGGGCCTGCGTCCTGTGTCCTGGGGCCTGCACCCTGTGTCCTGGGGCCTGCACCCTGTGTCCTGGGGCCTGCGTCCTGTGTCCTGGGACTTGCACCCTGTGTCCTGCATCCTGGGGGCtgtgccccgccccaccccagggGTGACAAGGAGCAGCACgcctccccagccccctcctgtTGCCAGGGCCTCTCTGCCCGTTCTCCTGTCCCGAGTCAGCACAGCAGCGGAAGCCAGGCTGGAAGGAGCTGGGCAGGAGTGGGCAGTGACCCCGGGAGGGAGTGGGCTGCTCTGCAggcccacaggggtgcagaggtGAGCTAGGGCCAGGCTGACCCCATGCCCTCTGCAGATGGGCCAGTCCAGTGCCGTCTCCTGCCTCTGGTGGCCCTGCTCAGCTGGCCCCGGCCGCCCGTCAGCCAGGTGTGCTCACCCTCGCAGCTGCAGCCGTCGGTGCCCAGCTGGTAGCCGGTGTAGCAGCTACACTCATACCCGCCGGGGCTGTTGGTGCACACCTGCTGGCAGCACGGAGAGGTGGCACAGTCGTCGACATCtgtgggcacacagcaggtgccactgGCACTCAGCTCCTCCCCAGGCCCACACCTCCCAGACATACATCTATGACACATACAGCCACAAACAAGCCCAGACACACTAGTGCAGTTGTACACCTACCTGCACAGTCACGCACACCTGCACCAGACCCAGGCCAGCACAGTCACACACACTCGCAGCACACAGCCCATTTCCCAGGGCCCTGGTCCTACAGACACAACAGCTGCAGGCCACCCAGCCTGCTGTAGACAAGGGGCTGGGACAGGGTCAGACCAGGTCTGCCCGGGCCTCGAGTCTCCCCATGAAGGACCCTGCAAAGCCAGGGAGCCAACGGGGCTGAGGGGCATGGGTGGGTGGGCACCTGTGGGCTGATGCCAGCCCCGGGGTCCTTCTGGGTCCTGACCTGCCCCGCCTCGGGCCCCAGGCCATGCTGGCACCACATGGCCAGGACCGGAGACAGGGGCTCCCTGGTCGGGGGGCAGCCAGCTCTCACCGACACAGGTCTTGTGGTCCTCGTCCAGCTCATAGCCCTGGGGACAGGTGCACAGTGGCCCCGCGCTGCTGTGGCTGCAGCCGTGGGAGCAGCCGCCATTGTCGGTCTCACAGCTGTTCACGATCTCCATCTCAATCCCTGGGCAAAGACCAAGGGCGCCTGGGGAGGGGACCGCATGCCCGCCCTGCCCGCCTGCCTGGCGAGGAAGCTCCATCCCATGGCCAGGGACCACCCACGGGAGCCCAGGGAGCATGCTGCTGCCCACTCACGGTAGCACTGCCGGCCATCAGCCCCCAGCTCGTAGCCCGCATGGCACACACACTGGAAGGACCCTGGGGTGTTGAGGCAGCCGTGGGCACACCGGGCCACCCGCGAGGCACATTCATCCACATCTGGAAGACAAAGACGAAGGGCAAGGATGGGCAGCCACTCAGCCTGCCCCACCGCCACCGGCCACTCTGCCTGTCCTACCGCCACCAGCCACTCAGCCTGCCCCACTGCCACCGGCCACTCCACCTGTCCTACTGCTACCAGCCACTCAGCCTGTCCCACCACCACCGACCACTCAGCCTGTCCTGCTGCTACCTGCCACTCCGCCTGCCCCACCGCCACCGGCCACCCTGCCTGTCCTACTGCCACTGGCCACTCAGCCTGCCCTACCGCCACCGGCCACTCCAcctgccccaccaccaccagccacTCAGTCTGCCCCACCGCCACCAGCCACTCAGCCTGTCCTACTGCCACCAGCCACACCCCTGCACTGGTGCCATGCTCGCCTCCAACACAGGCAATGATTTCCTGGGGCCAATCAAAATGAAGACTcgctgcccctcctgccccacctgTAGTCGCCAGGGATACCTGGCAGGTGCCCAGGAACAGGGCCACGGCCTGCCCCAGACCAAGGTCCCTGGGGCCACCGGCAGAGCTGGCTGAGGCCGTCTGTGGCTGGGAGGACCCTGGTGACCAGTGGGCAgcacagcccaggaggcagcaagttCTAAATGGGGCAGCCACTGAGCCCTGAGCCCTCCTCAGGCACAGGCCTCCTGCAGCGCGGGCACCAGGGTCTCAGCTCACGCAAGCACTCGGGGTTCAAGGGAGCCAGGGACACTCAAGAGAGTGGGTCCAGCTGCAGCTCTCCTCAGggcctcggggcagggctgggaacGGG
This window of the Ochotona princeps isolate mOchPri1 chromosome 2, mOchPri1.hap1, whole genome shotgun sequence genome carries:
- the MEGF6 gene encoding multiple epidermal growth factor-like domains protein 6, which gives rise to MPVPAEALALVLLLLAVAAGDPARLLRPLQPSMPHVCAEQELTLVGRQLPCVQAFSRMVPVWKPGCRLQAWCVSHERRIIYYTGYRQVHTTEARTVLRCCPGWSRLPGQEGCLSDVDECQAHNGGCQHRCVNTPGSYLCECKPGFRLHSDGRTCLALNSCALGNGGCQHQCVQLTATRHRCQCWPEFQLQEDGRRCVRRSPCAVRNGGCMHSCRALRGLAHCECHAGYQLAADHKACEDVDECASRVARCAHGCLNTPGSFQCVCHAGYELGADGRQCYRIEMEIVNSCETDNGGCSHGCSHSSAGPLCTCPQGYELDEDHKTCVDVDDCATSPCCQQVCTNSPGGYECSCYTGYQLGTDGCSCEDVDECASGRGGCEQRCANLAGSFQCSCEAGFLLDEDRRGCTPLEEATVDLDGQLPLVQPLPHVAGLADEFLQLLQDDYAGTEEGEEAAELRGEHTLAERFICLGDSFGPDCSLTCEDCLNGGSCLPGLDGCDCPEGWTGLLCNATCPPGMFGKNCSSSCSCHNGGSCNPVTGTCRCPPGVSGLHCEDGCPKGFYGKHCRKKCHCANRGRCHRLYGACFCDPGLYGRFCHLACPPWAFGPGCSEECQCDQRHTQSCDRRDGSCTCKAGFQGVRCQAECAPGSYGPGCRHTCTCPPGVACDPVSGTCRTQCPAGYQGADCTQECPAGTFGQNCSGVCACVGAPCHPVTGQCQCLAGKTGEDCGADCPEGRWGLGCQEICPTCEHGGSCDPETGACLCRPGFVGSRCQDVCPVGWFGAGCQTRCSCANDGHCHPTTGRCNCAPGWTGLHCQQACDGGRWGPDCSFLCNCSAGHGGCDALSGLCLCEAGYVGPRCEQRCPEGSFGPSCGQRCQCQHGAACDHVSGACTCQPGWRGSFCERACPPGFFGLDCHSPCNCSAGATCDPVSGSCICPAGRQGPRCTQGCPALTFGHNCTQVCTCFNGASCDPVHGQCRCAPGWMGPTCQQACPAGLYGEKCAHACLCQHGGSCDPTSGHCTCSEGWTGPACESACPRGRFGEACAQSCRCPLDATCHHVTGECWCPPGASGPGCKQGCPPGHYGPGCQQLCRCLRGAPCDAATGTCHCPPGSLGADCSLSCPQGRFGPNCTHVCQCGPGATCDPVAGSCVCPPGRVGVHCERGCPQDRFGVGCVHQCACRHGGLCHPVNGSCSCGLGWTGPHCELSCPPGRYGAACRLECTCQNNGTCDPTTGTCHCGPGFYGQACEHTCPPGFHGAGCQGVCQCQHGATCDPISGRCLCPAGSRGRFCEEGCEPGSFGDGCRQPCNCAGAPCHPVTGLCLCPPGRTGATCDQGCGDGHFGPGCALRCDCRAGAECDPVSGRCHCEDGHAGPKCWEALPPVASSRLVPRPSSGTPER